One region of Anoplopoma fimbria isolate UVic2021 breed Golden Eagle Sablefish chromosome 10, Afim_UVic_2022, whole genome shotgun sequence genomic DNA includes:
- the plekho1a gene encoding pleckstrin homology domain-containing family O member 1-A, with translation MQSHIQHHHSSGLQDSGQQAVQQPEKVGWIRKFCGRGIFRELWRNRFVVLRGDQLYISDKEVKDERRAQEVFDLADYERSEELRKAKSRSKKNHSRFTLLRCRRPGNAVPNLVFLAVSPEEKESWVNALNVAIIKAKNRILDEVTIEEDGALVHPTRDRAKIPHGRRLPTRGHLMAVASTSSHGMLTLDLVAEEDGFSPDYDGDSRESWENLHGELQRGGSSGQLGSWGVGVRQRAGTDVSKLRVTPKEPKVKTSSLPRGSELSWGKQSYLEASKVHKTQQVLKAQSQTPQPGKRFSMQGRSRCASMDEVLSSRPAMIRSELRSALRRCPTEEEAGGGASVQPVGQLQSLIAQRMQRAQELLEEMRLQELQKAKAERERGGSSPYLKGIDSPRLHHLRGSDSPHSSRSSGSPRSRSSDSPRVRGKDSPRLRGRESPRSKAKRNRSKGADSPRSRGSHSPATKANDSPRTLRSPKLRGPSSSSCPSKEDDSPVQKSPESPPSVGGSDSSQVKASDSPRGSETDSPRVGSSKESPCPSQKNSPSFSGSFESPQPKTPDKHQQSPPPPSSPPSLLSEEDPEVERRREEAERLLEEAVSSWKEAQEVLQEVKELQSQTLRRQRRRTYEKMTSSAATAAADEEDTPTSPTSPEEDEESETP, from the exons gtGAAGGATGAGCGGAGGGCACAGGAAGTGTTCGACCTGGCTGATTACGAGCGTTCGGAGGAGCTGAGGAAAGCAAAGAGTCGCAGCAAGAAGAACCACAGTCGCTTCACTCTGCTGCGCTGCAGACGGCCGGGAAACGCC gTTCCTAACCTCGTGTTTCTGGCGGTGAGTCCGGAGGAAAAGGAATCCTGGGTCAATGCCCTCAATGTGGCAATCATCAAAGCCAAGAACCGCATTTTAGACGAG GTGACCATCGAGGAGGACGGCGCTCTGGTTCATCCCACCAGAGACCGGGCAAAGATCCCTCATGGCCGCCGGCTGCCAACCCGAGGACACCTTATGGCCGTG GCGTCCACCTCCTCCCACGGCATGCTGACCCTCGACCTGGTTGCTGAGGAGGATGGTTTCTCCCCGGACTACGATGGTGACTCCCGGGAATCCTGGGAGAACCTCCACGGCGAACTTCAGAGGGGGGGTTCCAGTGGACAGCTTGGATCTTGGGGGGTCGGAGTTCGTCAGCGAGCCGGCACCGACGTGTCGAAGCTGCGGGTGACCCCCAAGGAGCCCAAGGTGAAGACCAGCAGTCTGCCCAGGGGGAGCGAGCTGTCCTGGGGAAAACAGTCCTACCTGGAGGCCTCCAAGGTCCACAAGACCCAGCAG GTCCTTAAGGCTCAGTCTCAAACGCCGCAGCCGGGGAAGAGGTTCAGCATGCAGGGCCGAAGTCGCTGTGCCTCCATGGACGAAGTCCTCTCCTCCAG ACCGGCGATGATTCGCTCTGAGTTGCGCTCGGCTCTTCGGCGTTGTCCGACTGAAGAGGaggcagggggcggggcttcagtgCAGCCGGTCGGTCAGCTGCAGAGCCTCATTGCTCAGAGGATGCAAAGAgctcaggagctgctggaggagatgaGACTGCAG GAGCTGCAGAAGGccaaagcagagagagaacgAGGAGGCAGCTCACCGTACCTGAAGGGCATCGACTCCCCCCGCCTCCACCACCTCAGGGGCTCAGACTCTCCTCACTCCAG caGGTCGTCTGGATCTCCGAGGAGCCGGAGCAGCGACTCTCCTCGCGTCCGGGGCAAAGACTCTCCCCGTCTGAGAGGACGAGAGTCTCCTCGATCCAAAGCCAAGAGGAATCGCTCCAAAGGGGCCGACTCGCCTCGTTCCAGAGGATCACATTCACCCGCCACTAAAGCAAACGACTCTCCTCGGACTCTCCGTTCACCAAAACTCAGGGGACCATCCAGCTCCTCTTGTCCCAGCAAGGAGGACGATTCTCCTGTACAGAAGTCCCCTGAATCACCTCCAAGCGTCGGAGGATCCGACTCCTCTCAGGTTAAAGCATCTGATTCACCACGAGGGAGTGAAACCGACTCTCCTCGTGTGGGGAGCAGCAAGGAGTCGCCCTGTCCGAGTCAGAAGAACTCCCCAAGCTTTTCCGGATCCTTCGAGTCCCCGCAGCCCAAAACACCTGACAAACACCAGCAGTCTCCACCTCCgccctcctcacctccctccctgctgTCGGAGGAGGACCCAGAGGTGGAAAGGAGGCGCGAAGAGGCCGAGCGCCTTCTGGAGGAGGCCGTGTCGTCGTGGAAGGAGGCGCAGGAAGTCctgcaggaggtgaaggagctgcagagcCAGACGCTGCGGCGGCAGCGCAGGAGGACCTACGAGAAGATGACATCGTCGGCGGCGACCGCGGCAGCAGATGAGGAAGACACGCCCACCTCGCCGACATCACCTGAAGAGGACGAGGAGTCCGAGACGCCGTGA